The DNA sequence GGTGGAGCTCCTCCTCGAGGCCATCCAGAAGGCGGGCTACACCCCGGGGAAGGAGGTGGCCTTGGCCTTGGACGTGGCCGCCACCGAGCTTTACCGGGAGGGGCGCTACCACCTGGAGGGGGAGGGCCGCGTCCTCTTTCGGGAGGAGATGGTGGACCTCCTGGCCCGCTGGGCGGAGCACTACCCCATCCTCTCCATAGAAGACGGCCTGGCCGAGGATGACTGGGAGGGGTGGCGCCTCCTCACCGAGCGCCTGGGGGACCGGGTCCAGCTCGTGGGGGACGACCTCTTCGTCACCAACCCCCTCCGGCTCAAGGAGGGAATAGAGCGGAAGGTGGCCAACGCCATCCTGGTCAAGGTGAACCAGATCGGCACCCTCAGCGAGACCCTGGAGACCGTCCGGCTGGCCCAGCGCTCCGGCTACCGGGTCGTCATCTCCCACCGCTCCGGGGAGACGGAGGACGCCTTCATCGCCGACCTGGCGGTGGCGGTGAACGCTGGCCAGATCAAGACCGGCTCCGCCAGCCGCTCCGACCGCCTGGCCAAGTACAACCAGCTTTTGCGGATCGAGGAGCACCTGGGCCAGGCCGCCCGGTTCCTGGGCTATGACGCATTTTAAGCGCACCAAGATCGTGGCCACCCTGGGCCCGAAAAGCTCCAGCAAGGAGACGGTCCGGGCCCTGGCGGAGGCGGGGGCGAACGTCTTCCGGCTGAACTTCAGCCACGGTACCCCGGAGGACCACCGCAAGCGGGTCCAGATCGTGCGGGAGGTGGCGGAGGAGACGGGGCGGACCCTAGCCATCTTGCAGGACCTCCAGGGTCCCAAGATCCGCATCGGCCGCTTCCGCTCCGGAAAGGTGGTCCTGGAGCCCGGTAAGCCCTTCGTCCTCACCCGGGAGCGGGTGGAGGGGGACGAGAACTGGGTCTCGGTGAGCTACGAGGGCCTGCCCGAGGACGTGGCGCCGGGCCAGGTCCTCCTCCTGGACGATGGGAAGATCCGCCTGCGGGTGGAAAAGGTGGAGGGAGGGGAGATCCACACCCGGGTGGAGGTGGGGGGGGTCCTCTCCGACCACAAGGGGATCAACATCCCGGGGGCGGACCTGTCCATCCCCGCCCTCTCCGACAAGGACATCGAGGACCTGGCCCTTGGGGCGGAGCTTTCCGTGGACTGGGTGGCCGTCTCCTTCGTCCGGAGCCGGGACGACCTCCTCCTGGCCCGGCACTACCTGGCCCGCTTCGGCTCCCGGGCCCGCCTCATGGCCAAGATTGAGAAGCCCTCCGCGGTCCTGCGGTTTGAGGAGATCCTCGAGGAGGCGGACGGGGTGATGGTGGCCCGGGGGGACCTGGGGGTGGAGATGCCCATAGAGGAGGTCCCCATCGTCCAGAAGCGGATCATCCTCCGGGCCATCGCCGCCGGAAAGCCGGTGGTCACCGCCACCCAGATGCTGGAGTCCATGGTCCAGAACCCCTTCCCCACCCGGGCCGAGGCCTCCGACGTGGCCAACGCCATCTTTGACGGCTCCGACGCGGTGATGCTCTCCGCGGAGACCGCCGCCGGGGCCTACCCCGTGGAGGCGGTGGCCATGATGCGCCGCATCGCCGAGGTGGTAGAGACCTCCCCGGAGTTTTTGCAGAAGCTGAACCTCCTTCGGCCCAGCCCCACCCCCACCACCCAGGACGCCATCGCCCAGGCGGCGGACGACGTGGTGGAGGCGGTGGGGGCCAAGGCCATCGTGGTCTTCACCGCCACCGGGAGCTCGGCCCGGCGCATCGCCCGCACCCGGCCCCAGGTGCCCATCCTGGCCCTCACGCCCAACCTCGAGGTGCGGAACCAGCTGGCCCTGGTCTGGGGGGTCTACCCCCATCTCGCCCCCGATCCCCAGGACACGGACGACATGGTCCGGATCGCCCTCCGGGAGGTCAGGGCCCTGGGGCTCGCCCAGGTGGGGGACCGGGTGGTCATCGCCGCTGGGGTGCCCTTCGGGGTCCGGGGCACGACCAACCTCCTCCGGGTGGAGCGGGTCTCCTGATACCACCCCATCCTGGCGCAAGCCAGGATGGGGTAGGATCACCGGGGCAGGCGCACCCGGTACCGCCAAAAGACCTCCTCCCCCGCAAGGAGCCGCCTTTCCAGCCGGTACCCCTCGGGCAGGAGCTGGACCTCCCCCTCGAGCCGGAAGGGCCTGGGGAAGACCTCCTGCACCCTCAGGAGGACCGGGTAGGGGTAGGGGTTCTTGAAGCGGGTCTCCACCTCAAAGGTGGCCTCCTTTTCGTCCTGGGAAAGGAGGCGGAGGGTGCGGAGGGCGCGGGCCTCCAGGTCCGGCCCCAGGTCAAACCGGACCTCCTCCCCTTCTCCCGCTAGAGGGAGGCGTCCTTGGCCCAGGAAGACCCCCTTCTCCCTCACCTCCACCGCCCCGGGGGCCAGGGGGAAGGGGGCGGGGAAGCGGTAGCCCCGGACCAGGGGCAGGACCTCCCGGGTGGAGAACCCCCCCTCGTAGGAGAGGACCCGCTCCAGGGCCACCTCCTTCTTTGCGAAGCGGAGCTCCGTGGTCCCCGGCTTCAAGGGGAAGGGGGGGAGGGTGTAGCGGCGCACCCCGAAGCCTTCCTCCGGGGAGGAGAAGGCGCTCCGCTCCAGGAGGGCCTTGGGCTGGGCGGAGGGGAGGACGGGGACCTCCCCGGCCACCAGGAAGAGGGCCTTGGGGGAGAGGTCCAGCCGGGAGGAGATCCGCGCCCAGGCGGAAAGGGTGCTGTCTTCCAGGACGTAGAAGACCGCCCCCGAGACCGCCTGGGTGAGGTAGCGGAGCTCCGCCTTCCCCTCCCCCTTGTAAAAGAAGACCACACCCCCCGGGGCCCACCTCCGGGCCTCCTCCTCCACCCCTAAAAGGGCCAGGCTTCCGGGGATCAGGCTCTCCAAAAGCCCCTCCGGGGCGAGGAAGGTCCAGGAGGACCTGGGGAGGGTCAAAGGCTCCTTCACCTCCGCAAAACCGGGGTAGACCGTCACCGTCTGGGCCAGGGCCGAAGCCAAGAGGGCGAGGAGGGCGAGGGTTCTCATGGCCTCAGGCTACACCCAGCCGCCGGGCCAAAGCCCGCACCTCCTCCTGGCGGAAGGGCCCCCCGTGGCCCACGTAGACCCGCTCCACCTCGAGGCGGGCGATCCGGCCCACCGTCTTCAAGGCCTCCCCCATGTCCTCGGTGGCGAAAGGGGGCGGGGGCACCGGCCCCCCTCTTCCCCCCCGCAGGGCGTCCCCCGCCAGGAGAAAGCCCTCCCCAAGAAGCCCCGCCTGGCCCGGGGTGTGGCCGGGCAGGTGGACCACCCGGAGGCCGAAGAGGACCTCCCCCTCCTCCACCGGCACCACCGCCTCCTCGGGCAGGGGAGGGGCGGCGTTGGCCAGGACCCCTCCCACCAGGGGGATGGGGAGGGGGGGTCTTCTCCGCCTGCCCGTGAGGTAGGGGATGTCCTTGGGGTGGGCGTAGACGGGCATGCGGAACCTCTCCCAAAGGGCCCGGGCCCCGCCCGCGTGGTCCAGGTGGTGGTGGGTGAGGAAGAGGGCCAAGGGGGGCTCCTTCAGGAGGGAGAGGAGCCTTCCCGTCTCCCAGGAAAGCCCCGCGTCCACCAGGAGGTACCCCTCCTTCAGGGGCACCCGGTAGAGGTTGGCCGCGAACCGGAGGACCTCAGGCCCGCTCATGGACGGGGGCGATGCCCAGCTCGGCCAGGGCCTTGCGGATCCCCTCGGGGTCAATGCCCGCCTGGCGGTGGAGGCTCGGGATGGCCCCGTGCTCAAAGAAGCGGTCCGGAAGGGCCAAAACGCGCACCTCCGCCTTTAGGCCCATCTCGTTCAAGGCCTCCAACACGGCGCTCCCAAAGCCCCCCATCTTCTGGTGGTCCTCCACGGTGAGGAGCTTGTAGCGGGCAAGCTCCTTAAGCATCTCCCGGTCCAGGGGCTTAAGGAAGCGGGCGTTCACCACGCCCACCCGGGGGTCGTCCCCGGCGGCCTCGAGGGCGTAGGCCAGGGTCTTGCCGAAGGCCAGGAGGTAGACCTCCGTCCCCTCCTTCAGCACCTCCCACCTGCCCCAGGGGATCTCGGGCCAGACCCCCTCGGGGGCCTTTTCCACGTTGTCCCGGGCGTAACGGATGAAGACGGGGTTGGGCCTGGCCAGGGCCTGCTTGAGCATGGCCCGAAGCTCCAGGGCGTCCTTGGGGGCGGCGATCTCCACGTTCGGCACCGTCCTCAGGTAGGCGAGGTCAAACACCCCGTGGTGGGTGGCCCCGTCCGCCCCCACGAGCCCCGCCCGGTCCACGGCGAAGACCACGGGCAGGCTTTCTATGGCCACGTCGTGGATGACCTGGTCGTAGGCCCGCTGCAGGAAGGTGGAGTAGATGGCCACGATGGGCTTCATCCCCTTAAGGGCCATCCCCGCCGCCGTGGTCACCGCCACGTCCTCGCAGATCCCCACGTCCAAAAACCGCTCCGGGTGCTCCTGGGCGTAGCGGACCAGGCCCGAGCCTTCCCGCATGGCCGGGGTGATCACGAAGAGGCGGGGCTCCATGTGGGCGAGCTCGGTGACGGCGTCGCCAAAGGCCTGGCTCCAGGTGTAGCCCTTGGAGACCTTTTCCGGCTTCTTGGGGTCAAACCCGGGGGGGCCGTGCCAGTAGATGGGGTCGGCCTCGGCCACCTTGTACCCCTTCCCCTTCTTCGTGACCACGTGGAGCAGGGTGGGCCCCTCCAGCTCCTTGAGGTGCTGGAGGATATGGACCAGCCCCTTCAGGTCGTGCCCGTCCACTGGCCCCACGTACCGGATCCCCCAGGCGTAGAAGGGGTTCTCCTGGTGCAGGACCAGCTTGGCCGCCTCCTTGGCCCGGTCCACCAGGCTGAAAAGCCGGGGGGAGATCTGCTCCAGGATATGGCGGCCCAGTTTCTCCATGTCCTGGACCCACTTCCGGATCTGCAGCTCCTTGAAGTACCGGTTCAGCCCCCCCACGTTCTCGGAGATGCTCATCTCGTTGTCGTTGAGGACGATGAGCATCCGCTTCCCTAGCTCCCCGATCTTGTTGAGGGCGGCCAGGGCCATCCCCCCCGTGAGGGCCCCGTCCCCGATGACCGCCACCACGTGGTGGTCCTCCCCCTGGAGGTCCCGCGCGATGGCCATCCCCAGGGCGTTGGCCAAGGAGGTGGAGGCGTGCCCCACGGTGATGGCGTCGTGGGGGGACTCGGAGACCTTGGTGAAGCCGGAGATCCCCCCCTCCTTCCTCAGGGTGTGGAAGAGGTGCTTCCGCCCGGTCACCAGCTTGTGGGCGTAGGCCTGGTGCCCCACGTCAAAGAGGATCTTGTCCCTCGGGGAGTCAAAGACCCGGTGGAGGGCCAGGATAAGCTCCACCGCCCCCAAGGAGGAGGCCAGGTGGCCCCCGTTTTGCGCCGTGACCCGGATGATCTCGCTCCGGATCTCCTCCGCCAACGCCAGAAGCTCGTCCCAGTCCAGGGCCTTTAGGTCCTCTGGGGAGTTCACCTTTTCCAGAACCATGCCGCCTCCTAACGGAAGTTGGTCTCCACCAGGATCCGCCCCTCCCGGGTCCGGACCTCGCCCACGTAGGGGGCGAACCAGACCTCGTAGGGGGTCTCGCCCCGCTCGTCCTTGTAGACCTGCCGGATGCGGTAGACCTGGAAGACCCCCGCGGGCACCCGCACTTCCCGCCTCTCCAGCACCTCCATGGTGTAGGAGAGACGCCCCTGCCGCAAGGGCTCGGGGGTGCCCGAGGGGAGGAGGAGCTCCACCTTCACCTGGGTTTCCCCCCCGTACCGGTACCCCACCTCCAGGACCTCCTCGGGGGGGTACTCCAAGATGGGGGGGGTAAAGACCACCCGGGCCGAGGGGTCCTCAAACCCCAGAAGCCGGACCCCCCGGTCCACCCGGCGGTAGTACCGCCGCTCCTCCCCCCGTCCGCCCGCGTAGAACCGGAGGGCCTCCTGGCCCGAAAAGCTCGCCGGCCCCTCCACCCGCACCCGGTAGGGGGGCGAGGTCACGGCCTCCCCCTCGGGGACGTAGATCCACTCCAGGCCCGGGAGGGCGGGGTAGAAGCCCACCTCCTTGAACTCGGGCCTCGCCCTTGGGGCCACCTGGGGGGCACAGGCGAAGAGGAGGGCCGCCAGGGCCAAAAGGGTGGGGATCCGCATGGGCCTACTCATCTTAAAGAGTTTACCCCTCGCTCCCCCGTAGCCTGTCCAACACTTCCCGCACCTCGGCCAGCCGGGTCCGGGCCAGGTGGACCCGGTCCCGGGGGGCTTCCAGGCGCAAAAGCTCCGCCTCCAGAAGCTCCAGGGCCTCCAGCACCTCCCGCTTGGCCCTTAGCACCTCCTCCTTGCTCTGGCTGAGCCGCCTTCTGGCCTCCGGGGTTTCCACCTCCTTAAGGGCGCTTTCCAGCCGGGCCAGGTGGGCCTCCAGCGCCAAAAAGGCCTCCTCCACCTCCCCCAGGTCCGCGTAGGCGGAAAGCCGCTTCTTGAGCCGGAAAAACCGCTCCCGCTCGGACGCGGGCGGGGCCAGGAGCCGGAAGAGGAGGTAGGCCAGAAGCAGGGCCAGGAGGAGTTCTAAAGCCGCCATGGACCGCGGGGCCTACTGGCCCAGCTCCCGCTTGAGCCGGGCCAGTTCCTCCTCCAGGGCCCGGTCCTCCCCCAGGGCCTCGAGCTCCTTTTCCAGGCTCAGCTCCTGGTCCATGGTCTTCCGGGCCTCGTGCTTGTCCTCCATCTCCAGGATGCGGGCCTCCATCTCCTCAAAGGCCTCGAGGGCCGGGTGGGCGTCCAGGCGGGACTCGAGGCTCCGCAGGGTCTCCGCCGCCTCCACCCCCTTCTTCCTGGCCAGAAGGAGCTTCTTCCGGCTCTCCGCCTCCTGGATCTTGGCCTCGAGGGCCTTGAGCTGGGTCATCAGCCGGTCCACCAGGGCCTTCTGCTCGTCCCCTTGGGCCTTAAACCCTTCCGCCAGGTCCAGGGCTTGCCTCTTCCGCTTCAGCGCCTCCCGGGCCAGGTCCTCCCGGTTCGCCTGCAGGGCCTCCTTGGCCTTCTCCTCCCAGAGGAGGGCCTGGGTCCGGTAGCTTTCCTCCTCGCGCCTAAGCCGCTTCTCCTCGGCCATGGCCTCGGCCACCTTCTCCCGGGCCTCCCTCAGGGCTTGGCGCATGTCCTCCAGGGCCTGGTTGATGATCTTCTCCGGGTCCTCTGCCCGCTTCAAAAGCTCGTTAAGGTTGGCCCGAATGAGCCGGCTCAGGCGGTCCAAAATCCCCACGTCCATCCCTCCTTTCCCACCCAGTATACCGCCCCTCTTGACTCTTTTTAGTCCCGGTGGTACTCTTATTTTTGCGCTGCTCGGTGAGAGCGGCGGGGGATCTTGACAGGCCAGGTGGTAGCGACCTTAAGTGATGAGCTTAAGGGGCGGTCAAGATGCTAAGGGCACACGGTGGATGCCTCGGCACCCGAGCCGATGAAGGACGTGGCTACCTGCGATAAGCCAGGGGGAGCTGGTAGCGGGCGTTGATCCCTGGATATCCGAATGGGGGAACCCGGCCGGCGGGAACGCCGGTCACCGCGCTTTTAGCGCGGGGGGAACCTGGGGAACTGAAACATCTCAGTACCCAGAGGAGAGGAAAGCGAAAGCGACTCCCTGAGTAGCGGCGAGCGAAAGGGGAAGAGCCTAAACCGGTCTGCTTGCAGGCCGGGGTTGTGGGGCCCTCGGATACCGAATCCTGAGCCTAGCCGAAGCTGCCTGGGAAGCAGCGCCGGAGAGGGTGAAAGCCCCGTAGGCGGAAGGTGTAGGGATAGGTGAGGGTACCCGAGTACCCTGTGGTTCGTGGAGCCATGGGGGAATCTGGGCGGACCACCGCCTAAGGCTAAGTACTCCGGGTGACCGATAGTGGACCAGTACCGTGAGGGAAAGGTGAAAAGAACCCCGGGAGGGGAGTGAAACAGAGCCTGAAACCGTGTGCTTACAAGCAATCACGGGGGTGCAAGCCCTTGTGGTGTGCCTATTGAAGCATGAGCCGGCGACTCACGGTCGTGGGCGAGCTTAAGCCGATGAGGCGGAGGCGTAGGGAAACCGAGTCCGAATAGGGCGTTTAGTCCGCGGCCGTGGACCCGAAACCGGGTGAGCTAGCCCTGGCCAGGCTGAAGCGCGGGTGAGACCGCGTGGAGGGCCGAACCGGTGGGGGATGAAAACCCTTCGGATGAGCTGGGGTTAGGAGTGAAAAGCTAACCGAACCCGGAGATAGCTGGTTCTCCCCGAAATGACTTTAGGGTCAGCCTCAGGTGCTGACTGGGTCCTGTAGAGCACTGATAGGGCTAGGGGGCCTACCAGCCTACCAAACCCTGTCAAACTCCGAAGGGGCCCAGGTGGAGCCTGGGAGTGAGGGCGCGAGCGATAACGTCCGTGTCCGAGCGCGGGAACAACCGAGACCGCCAGCTAAGGTCCCGAAGTCTGGGCTAAGTGGGAAAGGATGTGGCGCTGCTGAGACAGCCAGGAGGTTGGCTTAGAAGCAGCCATCCTTTAAAGAGTGCGTAATAGCTCACTGGTCGAGTGGCGCTGCGCCGAAAATGATCGGGGCTTAAGCCCAGCGCCGAAGCTGCGGGTTCAGGGGAAACCCTGAGCGGTAGGGGAGCGTTCCCGATGCCGACGAAGGTCGTCCGCGAGGGCGGCTGGAGGCAAGGGAAGTGCGGATGCCGGCATGAGTAACGATAAACAGGGTGGAAATCCCTGTCGCCGTAAGCCCAAGGGTTCCTACGCAATGGTCGTCAGCGTAGGGTTAGGCGGGGCCTAAGGTGAAGCCGAGAGGCGTAGCCGAAGGACAGCCGGTTAATATTCCGGCCCTTCCTGTGGGTGCGATGGGGTGACGCTTTAGGCTAGGGGGACCGGAGCCATGGACGAGCCCGGCCAGAAGCGCAGGGTGGGGGGTAGGCAAATCCGCCCCCTGTGAGCTCTGCGTGGTGGGGAAGCCCGTGAGGGTGATAACCCCCCGAAGCCAGGGAGCCGAGAAAAGCCTCTAAGCGTAACCCACGGGAACCCGTACCGGAAACCGACACAGGTGGGCGGGTGCGAGAGCACTAAGGCGCGCGGGAGAACCCTCGCCAAGGAACTTTGCAAGTTAGCCCCGTAACTTCGGGAGAAGGGGTGCTCCGTTAGGGTGGATAGCCCGAGGGAGCCGCAGTGAATAGGCTCTGGCGACTGTTTACCAAAAACACAGCTCTCTGCGAACTCGTAAGAGGAGGTATAGGGAGCGACGCTTGCCCGGTGCCGGAAGGTCAAGGGGAGGGGTGCAAGCCCTGAACCGAAGCCCCGGTGAACGGCGGCCGTAACTATAACGGTCCTAAGGTAGCGAAATTCCTTGTCGGGTAAGTTCCGACCTGCACGAAAAGCGTAACGACCGGAGCGCTGTCTCGGCGAGGGACCCGGTGAAATTGAACTGGCTGTGAAGATGCGGCCTACCCGTGGCAGGACGAAAAGACCCCGTGGAGCTTTACTGCAGCCTGGCATTGGTTCTTGGTCACGCCTGCGTAGGATAGGTGGGAGCCTGTGAAGCCGTCCTTTCGGGGGCGGTGGAGGCGCCGGTGAAATACCACCCTGGTGTGACTGGGGGCCTAACCCACTGGGGTGGGGACAGTGCTTGGTGGGCAGTTTGACTGGGGCGGTCGCCTCCTAAAGGGTAACGGAGGCGCCCAAAGGTCCCCTCAGGCGGGACGGAAATCCGCTGGAGAGCGCAAGGGTAGAAGGGGGCCTGACTGTGAGGCGGGCAAGCCGAGCAGGGGCGAAAGCCGGGCCTAGTGAACCGGTGGTTCTGTGTGGAAGGGCCATCGATCAACGGATAAAAGTTACCCCGGGGATAACAGGCTGATCTCCCCCGAGCGTCCACAGCGGCGGGGAGGTTTGGCACCTCGATGTCGGCTCGTCGCATCCTGGGGGTGAAGAAGCTCCCAAGGGTTGGGCTGTTCGCCCATTAAAGCGGCACGCGAGCTGGGTTCAGAACGTCGTGAGACAGTTCGGTCTCTATCCGCCACGGGCGCAGGAGGCTTGAGGGGGTCTCTTCCTAGTACGAGAGGACCGGAAGGGACGCGCCTCTGGTTTTCCGGCTGTCTCTCCAGGGGCATAAGCCGGGTAGCCAAGCGCGGGAGGGATAACCGCTGAAAGCATCTAAGCGGGAAGCCTGCCCCGAGATGAGGCCTCCCACGGTGTGAAGCCGGTAAGGACCCAGGTAGACGACCTGGTGGATGGGCTGGGGGTGTAAGCGCCGCGAGGCGTTGAGCCGACCAGTTCCAATCGTCCGAGGTCTTGACCGCTTTTTGCAGGGATTTGAGGTTGCTACCGCCTGGTCTGTGGTCCTTGGTTTTTGAGGCGGACAAGAGGAGAAGCCCCCGTGCCCATAGCGGCGTGGAACCACCCGTTCCCATTCCGAACACGGAAGTGAAACGCGCCAGCGCCGATGGTACTGAGACCGCAGGGTCTTGGGAGAGTAGGTCGGTGCGGGGGTTTTTTGCTTGCGGGAGTAGCTCAGTTGGTAGAGCACAACCTTGCCAAGGTTGGGGTCGCGGGTTCAAGTCCCGTCTCCCGCTCCAACATAACCCCCGGGGGAACCACCCCGGGGGGTTTTTATTCCGCCTCCCCCGGAAGGCCCAGGGCCTCGAGCCGGGCGATCAGGGCGGGGTCCTCCACGATCACCACGTTGGTCCGGTTTCGGGTTTCGGCCTTGAGCCGGCCCTCCTGGGCCGCCTCCTTCCAGAGGGCCATGAGTTCGGGGTCCTGGGTGAGAAGGGGGGTGACCTTGTGGGCCGGATACACCCGCCTCACTTGAGGGCCTCCTCCAGGGCGTTCCAGGCCAGGGTGGCGCACTTCACCCGGGCGGGGAGCTTGGCCACCCCGCTCAGGGCCACCAGGTCGCCCAGGCTGGGGTCGGGGGGCGCTCCATCCACCACCATGGCCTTGAACTTCCGCGCCAGTTCCCGGGCCTCCTCCACCGTCTTCCCCTTTACGGCCTCAGTCATGAGGGAGGCGCTGGCGGTGCTGATGGCGCACCCCTGCCCCTGGAAGCGGGCCTCCTGGATGCGCCCCTCCTCCACCTTGAGCATGACCTCCACCTGGTCCCCACAGGAGGGGTTGTGCCCCCCTGCGGTCCGGTTGGCCTCCAGGAGGACCCCGTAGTTTTTGGGGTTCTGGTAGTGCTTGAGGATGATCTCCTTGTAGAGTTCGTCCAGGACACTCATAGCCACACCTTGAAGTAGTCCCTGACCTTTTTCAGAGCCTCCACGAACCGGTCCACCTCCTCCCGGGTGTTGTAGAGGTAGAAGCTGGCCCGGGCGGTGGCGGCCACCCCCAGGCGGCGGTGGAGGGGCTGGGCGCAGTGGTGCCCGGCCCGGACCGCCACCCCCTCCTGGTCCAAGGCGGTGGCCACATCGTGGGCGTGGAGGCGGCCCAGGGTGAAGGCCACGACCCCGCCCCGGTCCGGGCCCCGGGGGCCGAAGGTCCGGACCTCGGGGATCTCGGAGAGCCTGTCCAGGGCGTAGTCCACCAGGGCACGGTCGTGCGCCCAGACCCTCTCCATCCCCAGCGCCATCAGGTACTCCGCCGCCCGGCCCAGGGCGATGGCCTCGGCGATGGGGGGGGTGCCCGCCTCAAACCGCTGCGGGGGCTTGGCGTAGGTGGAGCGGTCCAGGTGGACCTCCTGGATCATCTCCCCGCCGCCCAGGAAAGGCCCCATGGCCTCCAGGACCTCGTAGCGGCCGTAGAGGACCCCGGCCCCCGTGGGGCCGAGCATCTTGTGCCCGGAGAGGGCGAAGAAGTCGGCCCCCAGGGCCTTCACGTCCACGGGGAGATGGGGGGCGGACTGGGCCCCGTCCACTACCACCAAAGCCCCCGCCTCCTTGGCCTTTCGGGCCACCTCGGCCACTGGGTTGACCGTGCCCAGGACGTTGGACATGTGGACCAGGCTCACCACCTTGGTCCTCTCCGTGAGGAGGTGGTCCAGGGCACTCAGGTCCAGGCGGCCCTCCTCGGTGATGGGGATGGCCCGGATGCGGGCGCCCGTGCGCTCGGCCACCAGGTGCCAGGGGACGAGGCCCGCGTGGTGCTCCATCTCCGTGACCAGGACCTCGTCGTTCTCTTTTAGGTTCCTTAAGCCCCAGGCGTAGGCCACCAGGTTCATGGCCTCGGTGGTGTTGCGGACGAAGACGATCTCCTGGGGGCTTGCGTTCAGGAAGCGGGCCAGGCTCCTGCGGGCGCCCTCATAGGCCTCGGTGGCGGCCACGCTCAGGGCGTAGGCCCCCCGGTGGACGTTGGCGTTGAGGGTTTGGTAGTAGGCCTCGAGGGCCTCCAGGACCGCCCGCGGCTTCTGGCTGGTGGCGGCGGAGTCCAGGTAGACGAGCCCGGGGTTTCGGGCCAGGAGGGGGAAGTCCTCCCGCAGGGCGCTCGGGTCCATGCCTCCAGTTTACGGCACCCCGTCCTTCAGAGGTCCAGGAGGACCGCTTCCCCCTCCACCCGGGCTGGGAAGACCCGGACCGGCCTGGGGGCGGGGAGGGTCTGCCGGCCGGTGCGGAGGTCAAACCGGGCCCCGTGCCGGGGGCAGACGATCCGGCCGTCCTCCACCTCCCCCTCGTGGAGGGGGCCACCATCGTGGGTGCAGACGTCCTCCAGGGCGAAGACCTCCTCCCCGGTATGCAGCAGGAGGATGGGCCGGGTGTGCTCCTTCAGGCGGAGGACCAGGCGGCCGTTTTGAAAATCGCCCAGATTAGCCACGACCTTCCACATGCTTAATACCCCTTTGGAATGTCTATGTCAGGCCCAACCGGAGCCCCCATCCTGGCAGGGGCCAGGATGAGGGGGATGGCGGCCAAGGCGGCGTTAGAGCCGTACCTTCTCTTCAATGACCGCCTCCAGGTGGAGGCGGAGGGCCTCGAGGGGGATCCGGGTGAGGACGTCCGCCAGGTGGGCCTTGACCAAAAGCTCCTGGGCCAGGCTCCGGGAAAGTCCCCGGGACTGGAGGTAGAAGAGCTGCATCTCGTCCACCGGGGCGGTGGTGCTCCCGTGGGTGCACCGGACGTCGTTGGCGGCGATCTCCAGCTGGGGGATGGAGTCCACCCGGGCCGTGGGGGAGAGGAGGAGGTTCCGGTTGGCCTGGTAGGCGTCCGTTTTCTGGGCCTTGGGCTCGAGGCGGATGAGGCCGGAGTAGACCGCATGGGCCCGGTCCTTCACCGCCCCCTTGTAGAGGAGGTCGCTTCGCGTGTG is a window from the Thermus filiformis genome containing:
- a CDS encoding PspA/IM30 family protein, translating into MGILDRLSRLIRANLNELLKRAEDPEKIINQALEDMRQALREAREKVAEAMAEEKRLRREEESYRTQALLWEEKAKEALQANREDLAREALKRKRQALDLAEGFKAQGDEQKALVDRLMTQLKALEAKIQEAESRKKLLLARKKGVEAAETLRSLESRLDAHPALEAFEEMEARILEMEDKHEARKTMDQELSLEKELEALGEDRALEEELARLKRELGQ
- a CDS encoding Rieske (2Fe-2S) protein, whose protein sequence is MWKVVANLGDFQNGRLVLRLKEHTRPILLLHTGEEVFALEDVCTHDGGPLHEGEVEDGRIVCPRHGARFDLRTGRQTLPAPRPVRVFPARVEGEAVLLDL
- the pyk gene encoding pyruvate kinase yields the protein MTHFKRTKIVATLGPKSSSKETVRALAEAGANVFRLNFSHGTPEDHRKRVQIVREVAEETGRTLAILQDLQGPKIRIGRFRSGKVVLEPGKPFVLTRERVEGDENWVSVSYEGLPEDVAPGQVLLLDDGKIRLRVEKVEGGEIHTRVEVGGVLSDHKGINIPGADLSIPALSDKDIEDLALGAELSVDWVAVSFVRSRDDLLLARHYLARFGSRARLMAKIEKPSAVLRFEEILEEADGVMVARGDLGVEMPIEEVPIVQKRIILRAIAAGKPVVTATQMLESMVQNPFPTRAEASDVANAIFDGSDAVMLSAETAAGAYPVEAVAMMRRIAEVVETSPEFLQKLNLLRPSPTPTTQDAIAQAADDVVEAVGAKAIVVFTATGSSARRIARTRPQVPILALTPNLEVRNQLALVWGVYPHLAPDPQDTDDMVRIALREVRALGLAQVGDRVVIAAGVPFGVRGTTNLLRVERVS
- a CDS encoding MBL fold metallo-hydrolase — protein: MSGPEVLRFAANLYRVPLKEGYLLVDAGLSWETGRLLSLLKEPPLALFLTHHHLDHAGGARALWERFRMPVYAHPKDIPYLTGRRRRPPLPIPLVGGVLANAAPPLPEEAVVPVEEGEVLFGLRVVHLPGHTPGQAGLLGEGFLLAGDALRGGRGGPVPPPPFATEDMGEALKTVGRIARLEVERVYVGHGGPFRQEEVRALARRLGVA
- a CDS encoding cysteine desulfurase, with amino-acid sequence MDPSALREDFPLLARNPGLVYLDSAATSQKPRAVLEALEAYYQTLNANVHRGAYALSVAATEAYEGARRSLARFLNASPQEIVFVRNTTEAMNLVAYAWGLRNLKENDEVLVTEMEHHAGLVPWHLVAERTGARIRAIPITEEGRLDLSALDHLLTERTKVVSLVHMSNVLGTVNPVAEVARKAKEAGALVVVDGAQSAPHLPVDVKALGADFFALSGHKMLGPTGAGVLYGRYEVLEAMGPFLGGGEMIQEVHLDRSTYAKPPQRFEAGTPPIAEAIALGRAAEYLMALGMERVWAHDRALVDYALDRLSEIPEVRTFGPRGPDRGGVVAFTLGRLHAHDVATALDQEGVAVRAGHHCAQPLHRRLGVAATARASFYLYNTREEVDRFVEALKKVRDYFKVWL
- the dxs gene encoding 1-deoxy-D-xylulose-5-phosphate synthase — protein: MVLEKVNSPEDLKALDWDELLALAEEIRSEIIRVTAQNGGHLASSLGAVELILALHRVFDSPRDKILFDVGHQAYAHKLVTGRKHLFHTLRKEGGISGFTKVSESPHDAITVGHASTSLANALGMAIARDLQGEDHHVVAVIGDGALTGGMALAALNKIGELGKRMLIVLNDNEMSISENVGGLNRYFKELQIRKWVQDMEKLGRHILEQISPRLFSLVDRAKEAAKLVLHQENPFYAWGIRYVGPVDGHDLKGLVHILQHLKELEGPTLLHVVTKKGKGYKVAEADPIYWHGPPGFDPKKPEKVSKGYTWSQAFGDAVTELAHMEPRLFVITPAMREGSGLVRYAQEHPERFLDVGICEDVAVTTAAGMALKGMKPIVAIYSTFLQRAYDQVIHDVAIESLPVVFAVDRAGLVGADGATHHGVFDLAYLRTVPNVEIAAPKDALELRAMLKQALARPNPVFIRYARDNVEKAPEGVWPEIPWGRWEVLKEGTEVYLLAFGKTLAYALEAAGDDPRVGVVNARFLKPLDREMLKELARYKLLTVEDHQKMGGFGSAVLEALNEMGLKAEVRVLALPDRFFEHGAIPSLHRQAGIDPEGIRKALAELGIAPVHERA
- the sufU gene encoding Fe-S cluster assembly sulfur transfer protein SufU, whose amino-acid sequence is MSVLDELYKEIILKHYQNPKNYGVLLEANRTAGGHNPSCGDQVEVMLKVEEGRIQEARFQGQGCAISTASASLMTEAVKGKTVEEARELARKFKAMVVDGAPPDPSLGDLVALSGVAKLPARVKCATLAWNALEEALK